The Prionailurus viverrinus isolate Anna chromosome C1, UM_Priviv_1.0, whole genome shotgun sequence DNA window CCTGAATCCCATCCCCACTAGCTGGCAGCACCACAGCTGTGAAACAGCAACGCCATGGCTCCCAGTCCTAGAACCCTGACAGTGAGACAAGAGCACCCGGGCCAGGGCCTGGCCCCTAAAGACACCCGCCTAGAGTCTGCCTCTGCTGAGGTCTCCCAACAAGGTGGGGAAGCGGCTGGCCGAGCAGCACCCTGAGGCGCAGAGATGGCCGGGCGAGGCACCGTTTCTCCTAGAAGATTCAACGGGAAAGCAGCACACCCCGGACACCAGGTTACTGGGGAACAGACCGCCAGATAGGCTGAAACGATGGAGTCCCAAACCGTGTGATTTATTGGGGGCTGGGGCCAAGTGGGCTGTGGTGGCAGGGGTGCTACGTGTCACAGTCCTCAGGGATGGCTGCCGTGATGATGAGCGAGGGCTCCATGACCCCGGAGCTCACCAGGCTCTCTTCCGCACAGAGTCTCTGGCTGGGCAGCTGGGAGGTCAGGCCGCCCTGCGCCAGGGATGCCACGATGACCTCGGCCGAGCCCACCTCCAGCTCAGCGGGTGGCTGAAgtgccaccaccaccatcttcTCGTCCTCAATGACCAGGTTCCGGAGTTTGCGCTGCCGCGGGTTATAGTTCTCCACCCGGTCGTGGATCTCCATGTGCCTCCGGAGGTGGGCCTGGGGGGCGAGGGGActcagggctgggcagggaggggcccggggtggggggcaggaggagggaccCCGGCCGGCCCCAGGCCTACCTGCCGGGTGAACTTGTAGCCGCACTCGGTGCATTCGAACTTCCTGACGCCCTTGTGCCTTCGGACGTGCACGCGCAGCTGCTCCACggctgtgggagggaggggaccccGGTGTtgaggggaggcaggaagtggGCACCACGGTGCCCAGATGAGGGCGGTCCGTGGTCTGCAGCTGCTCCGAGGGCCCTGCCAGGCTCCAATGCCACCCTGAGGGTGCCACTGCACGAGACCCTCCAGGGCTCCCGCCCTGCCCTGTCACCGCAGCTCCAAGCTCCAGTCTTTAACGCACAGGGAGAAGAGATTCTCTGGTAGGAAGACTGGCACCAAGAAGGAGCGTGCGACAGCCACCGCCACGCCTGACCTCTCCCCGCGGACGCTCTCTGGCCCCGGTCAGCGGGATAtggcccaccctccaccccacgcAGGGCGTGCCTGGGGAAGGGTGAGCGCCAGGGGCCTCCCGCAGGCCCAGGTACCTTTGAAGGTCTTCCCACAGATCTGGCAGAAGTGGGGCCGGCCTTCCTGGTGGCGGCTGGCCACGTGCCTCAGCAGGGGCCCCTTCTCGGTGAAGCGCTGCTCGCAGAACTCACAGCCGAAGGGCCTCTCGCCAGTGTGAGTACGGTTGTGCTTGTCCAGGCTGGCTGTGGGGACAAGGCGGGGGCTCAGCCGCTGCGCCGCGGCCTGGGACGGGGAGAGGACAGGCTTGCCTCACCTTGGGTGCGGAAGGTCTTGCCGCAGAGGTGGCACTGGAagggcttctcgcccgtgtgcGTACGCAGGTGCATGTTGAGATTAGCTTTCTGGGTGAAGGCGTGGCTGCAGAACTCACACACGTACGGCCTCTCATTCCTGtccggggcagggggcggggcaggagcaTCACCACGGGAAGCAGCCCCCTTCACCCCGCGACAGCGGGGAGCACGGCTGGCCCCGGAGCCAGGGAAACCGGCCAGGCCGAGGCAAACCCGCCTGAGCCGTGGGACCGGGCGCAGGCCGAGACCAGCCGTGCGGCACAAGGGCCCGGGCAGTGACAGGAGGGGCACCGGCGCCATCCCGGGAACCACAAAACTAAGAATCTGCCATCATGTTACCCTGAGATCCTCTCCTTCAGCCTTTCTGCCTGGCAAGCCTACTCCCCCCTCAGGCGCCCCCACCGAAGAGGCTACAGGCACCGGACTCGGGGTGGAGAACGCTCTGTCCCACGAGAGCATCACCTAGCTGCCTTCTGGACCCTCCCGGCCGGCAGTGAGACCAGGCCCCGGTGAAGCCCGGCCAGCCCGCACCTGTGCTTGGCCTTGATGTGCATCTGCAGGCCGTTTCGGCTTGAGGCCCTGTGCCCACACTCCTCACATACGAACAGTTTCTCCCCTCGGTGCTTGAAGGCCTCGTGCAGCTGCAGTTCTGTTCGGGACAGGAAGCACTTGGCACAGGTGGGACActgtggggcagagggagtgagaccAGGCTGAGAACGGGGAGGGGTTCCCTGGCCCCCCGCACGACAGGAACCACACAGCCTGCCGGGTCTGACGCGGCTGTGGCCACCTCTCTACGGCCAGCTCCCAGTTCTCAGCACAGCCTGGCACTTACGGCGTGGGGCTTGGGGGCTCCGTGGAGTTTGATCAGGTGGCTCTGCAAGTCCTTCTTCTGCATGAACTGCTGGGAGCAGGAGGAGCACTGGAAAACAGGCCCGAGGTCACCTCGGAGGCCACCCACACCAATGGGATCCTGGCCACCCCTAGGCTATCGGGGCAGCAACCCACAGGCAGGGCCCAGCCCGAGACGACAGGAGGCTCCTTGGTGTGAAGGACGCTCCagagaggacccccccccccccccccgccccgtgccgtGCCCACGGAGATGCCGAGCCTGCCctccacagaaagaaaaaggacccagAGAGGGCCAGGGGCACTGCCTGAAGGGAGGGGACGCTGGATGGGTCCAGAAGGCTGGGCGTCTTGACAGCTGGCGAGAGGGAGGTGCCTAACATCACCCCACGTACAGGGCTTGGCAAGAGGGATCTAGGGGCTGTCCCTCCACCCACGGCCCCGGGGACAGGCCGAGCCTGACCTTGTAGGGCATCTCCCCTGTGTGGGACACCATGTGCACCCGCAGCTCCATCCTCCGGCGGAAGGTCTCCTGGCACACGGAGCACGTGAAGACCTGGCAGTGTGAGGGGCAAGCAGGGCCGGCATCAGGGGGGGGCCTCTGCCTGTGACGGCAGCCTCTGACCGGGCTTCCACTCGCTGCTGGGAGGAGTCTGCCCGAGGGGGGGATCGCTAGGGTGGGAGAGGGCAACACGTGACCTGCCTGCCCTGACCCTGACCGTGGCTGAGCACTGCAAACCCACCACACAGGCTGGGGGCAGGAGCCGGGAGACCTCACCCGCAGACCCCACACTGGCGACAGGCCtccaggaggagagggtggggttCAGCCGGCCACGTCACGTGGGCCGgccagcagggtgggggcagcagcCCGTCCCCACCAAGGCGCCCCTTCTCCAGAGTCCAGGGACCCAAGCAGGCAAACTCAAAATGCTTTCCAAAAAGTCCCTCTGGGGCCGGTCCCTTCCACCCTCGGGACCAGTGTCCCCACCTGTAATACCAGGAAGCGGACTCAATGGCATCCGCTGGAGCGGACACTCCAGCTCTCTTGAGTTTACAGTCCTAAGACGTCTTCCTGAGGGCCCCTCTCAGATGGCAGGAAGACGAAGGCCAGCGTCCCCTGCCCACAGAGTCCTGGGCCAGTGCCCGCAAGTACCTGTTCCGAGCGGTTCATGCAGTTCCGGGCTTCGTGCTCCAGGAGGTTCTCCTTCCGAAAGTAGCACTTGCCACACTTGGGACATTCAAAGGGTTTCTCCCCAGTGTGTTTCCTGCCAGGAAAAGCCACGGCGGGCGCGGGAGACTGAGTAACTGCCCGCCTCCCCCTCACCCGGTGTCCCTCTGGCTCCCCCACCGACAGCGCCGTGCTGCACAGTGCAGCGCAAGAGCGGTCCTGAGGCCGGCCACGGCTCACCACGAGGCTTGTTCGGGCCTGGCCGATGCACCTGCACGGGGCAACCCAGAAACCCTCCTCTTGTGGGAGCCCGCACAGCTCCCTACAGCGGGGCCACCGCAGGGCCACACAGGCCCAGCTGGCTAGCATCTCTGCAAAGACAGAAATGATCCCTGGGTCCTGACTTCCTAGAGAAAGCACCCGGTCTGCCTGGAAGTTCTGCGGGCTTTACCTTCAAAACCGTAGCCAGAATCTGAGCACTTCACCTCACCTCCACTGCTATCACGGAGCGCAGCCATGCCACCCCTGGGTTCCCGCCAAGTCTGCCTCCCGACAGACGTGAAATTCAGCGGCCAGAGGCGCCCTCAGATATAGTCAGACCTCATCGCCTCTTTGCTCCCAACCCCGCGATGGTGCCTGTTTCACCGAGAAGGCCGGGGGCCTAGCCGGCCTGCTCCTGACCGCGGGGCTTCGCTCCCCAGGTCTGGTCTCCCTGACACTCACCGGCCCCTGGCTCACCCCAAGCTCTCTGCTCTGGCTCTCCTGGACCCACAACCCCCCTCcccttcgcccccccccccccccccccccccgctgccatGCGCTTGGTGGAAGTCCTCATCTCCTTGGAGTCTGCTCAAAATTCCTTCCTTTAAAACtgcaaccccaccccacccctaggTGGgactctcctcctttcttccgtGGCACTTCCCACCTTCCAGCACCCTGTCAAGTCGCTGTCAGTTCCAGTCTGCTCTGCCCCGCTGAGAGGAAGGCCCCACGAGGCCCCTGCTCTATCCGCTAAGGTACACCAAGCGCCCAGAACAGTCTTGTCAGCCACCCAGCAGAAGACCGGAAGAGCTCTTACGACTTCGCAGAGGCCATCCTCCGCCACTCAATTAACTGTCCTTGTCCTCATCCCAATGACCTCACGAGGGCACTATCCCCTCACAGTTCTCAAGGCCAGTCCAGCGGCCTGCACCAGTGTCTTCTGCCGGGGGAGCATCCAGGCTGACGTGGGTCACTCCAGGGTGCCTCCCACACGGGTCTTCCCCAGACCCCACTGGCCGCAGGTGCCTCACAGCAAGGCGAGCAAACAGGCATCCCCCAGCTCCCGTCACTACTAGCTTCCCAGAGCGTCGCACTGAGAACATGTGTGTGGCCCAACCTGGCCTGGCGAGAAATCAGACTGGTGACATCTTGGACTATGAAGTGGCAGGACTGGAAGGCATGTCACCTGGCTGCCACCCCCAGAGGCCTTGCAGAGACCTGGAGCGGCACTGTTAAGAGAACTCTCTGTAACCAGGGAAGTGTCCTGTCTGTGCCGAGTCAGCTGCCGGGGCCCACGGGTGACTACCGAGCACTTACAACGTGACTACTAATCTGAAAAGCCAactgtacttttattttaagttaacGTAGCTTCATACGGCACCTGGTTACCTTTTCGGACAATGCGGTTTTAAACAAATAGTCCTTTAGGCTCCACTGACACCATGGGGCTAACGTTTCCCCCAGAATCACAGGAGGCACCGACCCTAAAGACTGACACCTTGGCCCAAAGCCCACCTTGCTGGGCTTTAGAAATACCTAAGGTGGCGCCTCAGCCACAGCACAGAGCCATGGGTTTCTCTCATCCCCTTGGCAAAAGGCAGCTAGCGGTCAAGGTCCACAGTGGGTGGAACTTATTGACAAGGTGTCTACAGACCCACTCCAGAAGCTCAGAGTAAGAGAGAGACGAAGAAAGAATCTGTTCCACCACTAGATTCTtactccctgatgatgagaggcATGTCAACATCGGGCACTACGAGTGTGAGACAAAGCCCTCAGCCCCCACGTGGCCCAGAAGCAGGGAGtgcaggccccctcccccaacaaaggAATagcagacaggaaaaaaaaaaaaagaaaagaaaaacagaacgtTTACCTGTTGTGGACTTTTAGATAATATTTGCTGAGGAACTTTTTATGACATGTGGGGCATTCAACCGGCACCGCTGTACCTTTTCTGCTCTCAGCCGGCTCGGCTGCCAGGGAACCTGTGCTCAGGGCTGGCTCTGCAGCACAGGGCTTTCTGATCATGTTTGATTTCCTCCTGGTTGGCAAGGCCTCACTCTCAGAAACATAATCACCATCCCCGTCGTCCTCAACTTGAACCACCACTTCCCACTAGAGCAGAAAAGGCAGCAGGAGGCAAGGTCACCAAATGAACCATTAGGAGTTCTGGGAGCAGATCTACAGGGCAGTCGGCTCATTCCAGTTCCATCCCAAGATGACTCCCTTTATCGGTGACTGTTCCCATCAAGCTCCTAGGGCAGGCCTCCTCGGAATCTTGGATTTGGAGGGCAGTGACTCTGTGGTGAACTGGAAGTTTGGCTGGACTTCACTACCCTGGGGAAACACCTGTAACCCTGAAGCCAGCTGCCCAACCCCAAGAAGCTGCCAACCCTGGACAGCTGTGACTCACAGGAAGGTTAGCCGGAGGCTGCAGGATGGAGCCGGATTCCTACGTTTGGAGGAAACCTATTCCAGCCCCACCTAACAAAGATTGTATCTTGGGGTCCAGACTATCCCAGAAAAGTGTCAGtgtctccaccaccacccccaactcCTACCTCCCCATTCCCAGCACCCTGGGCACAGTACCTCATTATTCCCGCCCTGCAGCTGGACACCTTCAGCCTCAAAGGGTCTTGGAGGTGCTTTGCAATCCTCAGGCTCCTTGTCTTCTGGGGGACAAAGCTTCAAGGCTTGCTTGAGTTTCCCACGGTGGAAGGAGGGGCCCTCACTCGGGGCCGGGAGACCAAGCTGGGGCCTTTCGGGGCTGTGGCTGCCACTGATCTCCTGGTCTCTGGGGACTTGACCCAGTGTCTTCGaaacttcctcttcctccaagCCTGCCGGCTCCTTGAGGTGGCTGTTTACATTCCGGGGGGTAGGTTTCCCCAGCCCACTCTGGCCACTTGATGCCTGCCCCACTGAGGCTTTGGGCTTGAAGCTCTGGCAAAGCTCCACAGCCTCTGGCACTCGCAACTCCCTTGCTGCCAA harbors:
- the ZBTB48 gene encoding telomere zinc finger-associated protein, which gives rise to MDGSFIQHSVRVLQELNKQREKGQYCDATLDVGGLVFKAHWSVLACCSHFFQSLYGDGSGGSVVLPAGFAEIFGLLLDFFYTGHLALTSGNRDQVLLAARELRVPEAVELCQSFKPKASVGQASSGQSGLGKPTPRNVNSHLKEPAGLEEEEVSKTLGQVPRDQEISGSHSPERPQLGLPAPSEGPSFHRGKLKQALKLCPPEDKEPEDCKAPPRPFEAEGVQLQGGNNEWEVVVQVEDDGDGDYVSESEALPTRRKSNMIRKPCAAEPALSTGSLAAEPAESRKGTAVPVECPTCHKKFLSKYYLKVHNRKHTGEKPFECPKCGKCYFRKENLLEHEARNCMNRSEQVFTCSVCQETFRRRMELRVHMVSHTGEMPYKCSSCSQQFMQKKDLQSHLIKLHGAPKPHACPTCAKCFLSRTELQLHEAFKHRGEKLFVCEECGHRASSRNGLQMHIKAKHRNERPYVCEFCSHAFTQKANLNMHLRTHTGEKPFQCHLCGKTFRTQASLDKHNRTHTGERPFGCEFCEQRFTEKGPLLRHVASRHQEGRPHFCQICGKTFKAVEQLRVHVRRHKGVRKFECTECGYKFTRQAHLRRHMEIHDRVENYNPRQRKLRNLVIEDEKMVVVALQPPAELEVGSAEVIVASLAQGGLTSQLPSQRLCAEESLVSSGVMEPSLIITAAIPEDCDT